From the Dehalococcoidia bacterium genome, the window GATGACCTTGACGGGCTGGAGGGGCGTCGTATACTCGATACGTGGCAGGCGGAGGGATCGCACAGTGGCCGAGTGCGCCCGCCTGCTAAGCGGGTGGGGGGCCAACGCCCCCTCGCGGGTTCGAATCCCGCTCCCTCCGCCAGTCCAATACGGAAAGCCACCTTCGGCCCTCCCTGGCGGCCAGGAAAGCCCCCTGAAAACTGGGGTCGAACTGGGGTCAGGCCTGCGCCGCCTCCGGGCGGGGGGCCAATCCCGCCCCCTACAGCTCGGCGAGGGCGGCGAGGGCCTCGCGCAGGTCCAGGTCGCCCGTATACAGGGCCCGCCCCACGATGGCCCCGTCCACCCCCAGGCGAGCCAGCGCCAGAAGGTCGTCCAGGCTGGAGATGCCCCCGGCGCAGATGAACTCCACCCCCGGTGCCTTGCCTTTGGCACGCTCCAGCAGTCGCGCTATCGCCGCTAGGTTGGGCCGGGAGAGGGTGCCGTCGCGCAGGACATCGGTGTAGATGACGCAGCGGGCGCCCAGCCCCAGCAGTCGCTCCAGTAACTCGACAGGCGAGACGGCCGCCTCTTGCAGCCAGCCGCGGGTGGCCACCCGGCCTTCCCTGGCGTCCACCGCCACAGCGACACGCTCCGGGAACCTGGCCAGGGCCTCCTCCAGGAAGGCCTCGTCCTCCACGGCAGCTGTGCCCAGCACGCAACGGTAGGCCCCCGCCTCCAAATAGGCCGACAGGTCGTCCAGGTTGCGGATGCCACCGCCCACCTGCACGGGCACCGACACGGCCTTCAGGACGGCCTCCACGTACGGACGGCCCACGGGCCGGCCTTCCTTGGCGCCGTCCAGGTCCACCACGTGGAGGCGAGCCGCCCCGGCGGCCTGGAAACGCCGGGCCACCGCTGTCGGGTCGTCGTCGTAGACCGTCTGACGGGAATAGTCGCCCTGGAGGAGGCGAACGCAGCGTCCGCCAACTATGTCGATGGCTGGGATGACCTCCACCGTGCCTCCCTCCGGCCCTCTCAAGTTGCATGATGACACGGCCCGGGGGGCCTGTCCACGCCGAGTCCCCGGCCCCCGGCCGAGGGGCGGTGACAGGCGCTTGCGTGCGGGGCGCACCCGTGCTAACATTTGGACGGAATAAATTAGCCCGAAGGTGGGGCGACCCACCTTTTTGAATTCTTTGGGGGTGCCTGGCGGAGGCGTTGCCAGATGAAGAGCGAGTTCCTCATCGCCATAACCCAGCTGGCGGCGGAGAAGAATCTGCCCCGGGACGTGGTCCTGCGGGCAGTGGAGGCCGCCCTGGTGTCGGCCTACAAGAAGGACTCGGGACTCCAGGGCAACATCACCGTCCGCATAGACCCCGACAAGGGGTCCGTCCACGTCTACCAGCTGAAAACGGTGGTGGAGGAGGTATCGGACCCCAAGACAGAGATGACCCTGGCCGAGGCGCGTCGCATCAAGCCCGACGCCCAGCTGGGTGACACCATCGCCCTGGAGGTGACGCCTCAGGGGGCCGGCCGCATCGCCGCCCAGACGGCCAAGCAGGTGGTCCTGCAGCGTCTGCGCGAGGCCGAGCGAGAAAAGGTCTACGAGGAGTTCGCCGCCCGCGAGGGCGAGGTGGTGTCGGGCGTCATCCAGCGGGTAGAGCCGCGCCAGGTCATCGTCGACCTGGGCCACACCGAGGCGGTGCTGCCCGCCTCGGAGCAGGTGCGGACCGAGCAGTACCGGCCTGGCCAGCGCCTCAAGTTCTACCTGCTGGAGGTGCAGCGCACCGCCAAGGGCCCCCAGCTGATCCTCTCGCGCACCCACCGCAATCTGGTGAAGCGCCTCCTGGAGCTGGAGGTGCCCGAGGTGGCCAGGGGCATCGTGGAGGTGAAGGCCGTGGCCCGCGAGCCCGGCCAGCGCAGCAAGGTGGCGGTGGCGGCCCGTCAGCCCGGCGTGGACCCGGTGGGGGCCTGCGTGGGGCTGCGGGGCCTGCGCATCCAGAACATCGTCAACGAGCTGGGCGGCGAGCGCATCGACGTGGTGGAGTGGGACAGGGACCCCGCCAGGTTCGTGGCCAACGCCCTCAGCCCCGCCCAGGTCAGCCGCGTCATCATCAACGAGGAAGAGAAGACGGCCATCGTGGTGGTGCCCGACCGCCATCTCTCGCTGGCCATCGGCAAAGAGGGACAGAACGCCCGGCTGGCCGCCAAGCTGACGGGATGGCGCATCGACATCAAGCCCGAGTCTGTCCTGGAGCGGGTGGCCGCCCCGAGCCGGGACGGCGCCCCCGCCGAGGCACCCCCCAGGAGGGAGGAGCCATCTGCAGAGGAGCGCCGCCTCCAGCCCTGGGAGGAGGTCATCGAGAGGGAAGCGCCCGCGGCCGAGGAGGCTGAGGCGCCCGCTCCGGCCGAGGTCCAGGAGGAGCCCCAGGTCACCGAGGCCGCCCCCCAGGCCGAGCCGTCGCCGGTGGGCGCCCAGCCTCAGCGCCCCGTCATACGGTTCGCCGAGGAGGTGCTGGGCCGCTCCTCTCGCCGCCTGGAGAAGGAGGACACCAAGGGCAAGAAGGCCAAGAAGGGCATTCGCCGGCCCAAGGCCGAGGACGAGGAATTCGACCTGGAGGAGCTGGAGGAGCTATAGGCCGTGGCCGCGCGGGGCAGACATGTCCCGGTGCGCACCTGCGTCGGCTGCCGAGGCACCGCTGCCAAGGGGGAGCTGGTGCGGGTGGTGCGGACCCTGGACGGAAAGGTGGAGGTGGACCCCACGGGCAAGCGGGCCGGTCGCGGCGCCTACCTCCACCGCGACTACGCCTGCTGGCAGGCGGCCCTCAAGCGGGACCGCCTGGCCCACGCCCTCCGCACCACCCTGACGGCCCAGGAGCGAGAGTCCCTCCTGGCCCATGCCCAAACATTCCTGGAGAAAGGTGAAGTCAAAACATGACGACGCAAGGCACCCGCACCGTCACCCTGCCCGAGACCATCACCGTGCGGGAG encodes:
- the hisA gene encoding 1-(5-phosphoribosyl)-5-[(5-phosphoribosylamino)methylideneamino]imidazole-4-carboxamide isomerase, whose protein sequence is MEVIPAIDIVGGRCVRLLQGDYSRQTVYDDDPTAVARRFQAAGAARLHVVDLDGAKEGRPVGRPYVEAVLKAVSVPVQVGGGIRNLDDLSAYLEAGAYRCVLGTAAVEDEAFLEEALARFPERVAVAVDAREGRVATRGWLQEAAVSPVELLERLLGLGARCVIYTDVLRDGTLSRPNLAAIARLLERAKGKAPGVEFICAGGISSLDDLLALARLGVDGAIVGRALYTGDLDLREALAALAEL
- the nusA gene encoding transcription termination factor NusA; the protein is MKSEFLIAITQLAAEKNLPRDVVLRAVEAALVSAYKKDSGLQGNITVRIDPDKGSVHVYQLKTVVEEVSDPKTEMTLAEARRIKPDAQLGDTIALEVTPQGAGRIAAQTAKQVVLQRLREAEREKVYEEFAAREGEVVSGVIQRVEPRQVIVDLGHTEAVLPASEQVRTEQYRPGQRLKFYLLEVQRTAKGPQLILSRTHRNLVKRLLELEVPEVARGIVEVKAVAREPGQRSKVAVAARQPGVDPVGACVGLRGLRIQNIVNELGGERIDVVEWDRDPARFVANALSPAQVSRVIINEEEKTAIVVVPDRHLSLAIGKEGQNARLAAKLTGWRIDIKPESVLERVAAPSRDGAPAEAPPRREEPSAEERRLQPWEEVIEREAPAAEEAEAPAPAEVQEEPQVTEAAPQAEPSPVGAQPQRPVIRFAEEVLGRSSRRLEKEDTKGKKAKKGIRRPKAEDEEFDLEELEEL
- a CDS encoding YlxR family protein gives rise to the protein MAARGRHVPVRTCVGCRGTAAKGELVRVVRTLDGKVEVDPTGKRAGRGAYLHRDYACWQAALKRDRLAHALRTTLTAQERESLLAHAQTFLEKGEVKT